The region GATTCCCAACGTCCCCCGCGACCTCCGTGGCCCCCACGACCCTCCATGGCCCCATGTCCCCCGTGAACCCCAGGAGCGTCTGTGCCCCCGTGGCACCTAGGTTCCTCGCGACCCCTCTGGCCTCCGTGTCCCCCGCGACCTCCGTGGCCCCACGACCTTCCACGTCCCCAGGTCCCCCGGCCCCCGTGGCCCCTCTCGCCTCCATGTCCCCCGCAACCTCCGTGGCCACAGGTTTCCCGTGTTCCGCGGGGCGTCTGTGCCCCGTGGCACACGGCCTCCGCCCACTTCCCGCGGCCGGGTACCGCCAGGCCCGCCAGGTGCGCGAGGTGGAGGCGGCACCCGGCGGCCCCGCCCGGCTGCCGCGGTCCGGCGCCCTCCGCCGGTCCTGCGGTCCCGGCCCGGGGCGAGGCTCACGGGTTCGACGCGACCGCCCTCCCCGAGCGGTTCCGCAGCTCCACGAAGTGGTCGATGGTGCGCCGCATCCCCTCGCGCACCCGCGTCCTGGGCTCCCACCCCAGGAGCTCCCGGGCGAGCCGGATGTCGGGCCGGCGGAACCGCGGGTCGTCCTCGGGGCGTTCGACGAACACGACCCCCGACCGCGTCCCGGTCAGGGAGGCCACCAGCCCCACGAGCGAGATCACGCTCAGCTCCTCGTCGCTGCCGATGTTGACCGGCCCGCGCACCCCGCGGCGGGCGCCCAGCGCCATGAGCCCGCGGACGGTGTCGTCCACGTAGCACAGCGACCGCGTCTGCTGACCGTCCCCGGCGACGGTCAGCGGCCTGCCCTCCAGCGCCTGGTTGACGAAGGTGGGCACCAGCCGCCCGTCGTCGGCCCTCATCCGCGGGCCGTAGCTGTTGAAGATGCGCGCGATCCCCACGTCGGCCCCCCGGGCCCGGCCGTGGGCCATGACCAGCGACTCCGCGTACCTCTTGGCCTCGTCGTACACGCTGCGGGGCCCGACCGGGTTCACGTTGCCCCAGTACGTCTCCCGCTGCGGGTACTCCAGCGGGTCGCCGTACACCTCGCTGGTGGAGGCCAGGACGAACCGGGCCCCGCCCTCCTCCGCCAGCGCCAGGGCGTTGCGGGTGCCCAGGCTGCCCGCCTCCAGCGTCTCCACCGGCAGGCGCAGGTAGTCGGGCGGCGAGGCCGCCGATGCCAGGTGGAACACGGTGTCCACCGGCCCCTCGGCCTCGACCGGCCGGACGAGGTCGGCCTCCCTCAGCCGGAAGCGGGGGTGCCCGAACAGGTGCTCCACGTTGCCCGGGCGCCCGGTCGCGAAGTTGTCCAGGCACACCACCTCCGCCCCCTGTTCCAGCAGCCGTTCGCACAGGTGCCCGCCGAGGAACCCCGCCCCGCCGGTCACCACCGTCCTCCCCCAGTGCGTCACCGTCTCCACGTGCGTCTCCCTCCTCGTGCCGTCGGGCCTGGGACGTCCGGTCAGGGCCAGGAGACCTCCTGCGCGGGGCACACGACCATCTCGCGCACCTCGCACCCGGCCGGGCGGGTGAGGGCGAACAGGACCGGCCTCGGCGACGTGCTCGGGGTCGTTGAGGGCGGCGTCGGGCCCGGGCCGGTACTGCTCGGGCCTGCCGTCGAAGAAGGCGGTGGCCATGCCCCCGGGGATCAGCAGGGTGACCCCCACCTGCCCGGCGGACTCCGCCGCCAGCGCGCGGGTGAACCCCACCACCCCGAACTTGGACGCGCAGTAGGCGGTGGCGTCCCCCACCGCGCGCACCCCCAGGGTCGAGGCGCAGTTGACCACCCTGCCCCCGGAGTCGCGCAGGTGGGGCAGGGCGGCCCGGGTGACGGCGGCGGTCCCGAGCAGGTTGACCGCCAGGACCTTCTCCCAGTCGGCCGCGGGCACGTCGGTCAGCGAACCGCAGGCGTCGATGCCCGCGGCGTTGACGACCGCGTCGATGCGGCCGTGCCGCTCGACCACCCGCCGGACCGCCAGCTCCACCTCTTCGCGCTCGGCCACGTCGACCTGCTCGAACGGCACGTCCCCGCCGGGATGGCGGCGGTCGAGCACGATCGGTTTGCCGCCCGCGTCCTGTACGGCGCGGACCGTCGCCGCGCCCAGCCCGGACGCGCCTCCGGTGATGACGGTGTTCCCCAGGGAGACCATGTCCCCCTCCTCTCCCTGTCCTCCGCACCCGGTCCGGGCGCGGTTCACGACACGGCCTCCCGGCCGCGTATGCGCGTGATGATCCCTGTGGTGGACCGCCCCGGGATGAGCGGGACCGTGACCACGTCCCCGCCCCAGGAGCGCACCACCGGCGTCTCCGGCATCCGGGACGCCTCGTAGTCGCCGCCCTTGACCCACACGTCGGGCCGCAGGCGCGCCAGCTCCCGCACCGGGGTGGGGTCGTCGAAGATCCGCACCCCGTCGACGCAGTCCAGCGCCGCCAGCAGCCGGGCCCGGTCCGCCTCCCCCACCACGGGGCGGCCCTCCCCCCTTGAGGGCCCGCACGGAGGCGTCGCTGTTGAGCAGGACCACGAGCCGGTCCCCCAGGCGGCGGGCGTACCGGAGCAGCTCCACGTGCCCGGCGTGCAGGATGTCGAAGCAGCCCCCGGTCGCCACCAGTCGCTCCCCGCCGCGGTGGGAGAGGGCTCCGGCCGCCCCCGTGAGCGCGCCGAGTGCCTCGGGGCCGTGCTCCCCCTGCGGGGCGAACGCCCCGGCCCCGCCGGCGGCGACGAACTCCGACGCCGCGGCCACCCCCACCCGGACGGCGGCGGCCTCGCCCCGCCCGTCGGCCAGGGCCGCCGCGCAGGCCGCCGCGAAGGCGTCGCCCGCGCCGCAGGGGTCGGACCCCCCTGCCGCGGGGACGGCGCGCACCCGCTCGCCCTCCCCCCGCGGATCGGCCCGGACCGCGCCGTCCTCCCCCAGGGTGACGGCCACACAGCGGGCCCGCCAGGTGCGGGCCAGGTGGGCGGCCCGCTCCAGGGCCGCGCCGGGGTCGCCGTCCTCCACACCGGCCTCGGCGGCGTTGGGTGTCACCACCCGTGCCTCCGGCACGGGCGGCGCCCCCTTGGGGTGGGGGTCCCACACCAGCGGGACCCGCTCCGCGCACGCGGCCAGCAGGTCGCGCACCTCCGGGCGCGACGTCAGCCCCCGGCTGTAGTCCGAGACCAGCACGGCGTCGGCGCCCGCCAGCGCACCCGCGACGGCGTCCCGGTCCACCGCCCCGTCGATCCGGCCGCCCCCGCCGTCCACCCGGGCGACGGTGCGGCCGTCCGCCATGATCCTCGTCTTGGTGGGGGTGCCGGCGGCCATGGGCAGGACCACCAGGCGCACCCGCGCCCCCAGCACCCCGGCCAGGGTCTCGGCGGCGGCGTCCCGGCCGAGCCCCGTGACCAGGGTGACGGCCCGCCCGTCGCGGGCCGCGCGGTGGGCGGCCAGGGCCGCGCCCCCGGGCCGGTGGCGCGCGGCCGCGTCCTCCACGACCGGCGCCGGCGCGTCGGGGCAGTCCCGGTGGGAGGTCCCCCGCAGGTCGACGTCGAGCAGGGCGTCCCCCAGCACCGCGATCGTTCCCGCTGCGGAGTTCACGCCGTCCCCCTCTCCCGTGCGGCCGCCGCCTCCCGCGGCGGGGGCACCGACGCCGCACGCTCCCTCAGCCCCCGCTCCACCCCCGAACAGAACACGTGCACCAGGGCCAGGTGCACCTCCTGCACCGTGGACGTGTCGGGTGCGGGCACCGCCACGGTCTCGTCGCTGAGCGATTCCAGCACCGTGGGGCCGGGCCCGGTCAGCGACCAGCACAGCACCCCCAGCTCCCGGGCCGCCTCCGCGGCGGCCAGCACGTTGGCGCTGCTCCCGCTGGTGGACATGCACACCAGCAGGTCCCCGCTGCGGGCGTGGGCGCGCAGCTGGCGCTCGTACACCCGCCGGTAGCCGTAGTCGTTGGCGATGGCGGTCACGCTGGAGGTCTCCGCGTGCAGGGCGATCGCCGACAGCGGCTCCCGCTCCCCCTCGAAGCGCCCGGTCAGCTCCGCCGTCAGGTGCTGGGCCTCGGCGGCGCTGCCCCCGTTGCCGCAGCCGAACAGGCGGTGCCCCGCACCGAGCCTGCCGGCCGCCAGGACGCCCCACTCCTCCACGCGCCCGGCGTCGGTCAGCTCCAGCGCCGCCGCCAGGGACCGCAGGTGGCCGTGCATCACTCCCCCTCCCCCCGCCGGACGGCGGCGATCGGCTCGGGCCGCCCCCTCCCGGGGAGCGGGACCGCGCGCGGGCCCAGCAGGCCGCGGTAGCACTCCTCGCTGCCCCGGGCCACCTCGGCCCACGAGTACAGGGACCGGGCGCGCTCGGCGGCGGCCGCCCCGAACTCCGCGCGGGTCTGCGGGTCCGAGGCGAGCCAGGCGATCGCGTCGGCCGCCGTGCGCGGGTCGCGCTCGGGCGTCAGCAGGCCGGTCTCCCCGTGGACCACGGTGTCGAGGTGGCCGCCGACCCGGGAGGCGACCACCGGGACGCCGCAGGCCATGGCCTCGACCGTGGACATCCCGAACGGCTCGTACCAGGGCAGGTTCACGGCGATGTCGCACGAGCGCAGCAGCGCCGGCACCTCCGACCGGTCCACCGCCCCCAGGAAGCGCACCCGGTCGGCGACCCCCTCCCGGGCGGCGATCCCGCGCAGCCGCCCCACCTCCGGGTCCCGGTCCAGACGCCCCGGCGCGGGCCCGCCCGCCACCAGCAGCTCGGCGCCGGGGACCCCCGCCAGGGCGCGGATCACCGTGTCCACCCCCTTGCGGGGCACCAGGCGGCCCAGGCTGAGCAGGCGCACGCGCTCGCCCCGCGGGCGCGGGGCGGCCGGGCCCGCGGGGGCGAACCTGTGCGTGTCCACCCCGCACGGCACCACGGCGACCCGCCCCGGGGCGATC is a window of Nocardiopsis changdeensis DNA encoding:
- a CDS encoding NAD-dependent epimerase/dehydratase family protein: MTHWGRTVVTGGAGFLGGHLCERLLEQGAEVVCLDNFATGRPGNVEHLFGHPRFRLREADLVRPVEAEGPVDTVFHLASAASPPDYLRLPVETLEAGSLGTRNALALAEEGGARFVLASTSEVYGDPLEYPQRETYWGNVNPVGPRSVYDEAKRYAESLVMAHGRARGADVGIARIFNSYGPRMRADDGRLVPTFVNQALEGRPLTVAGDGQQTRSLCYVDDTVRGLMALGARRGVRGPVNIGSDEELSVISLVGLVASLTGTRSGVVFVERPEDDPRFRRPDIRLARELLGWEPRTRVREGMRRTIDHFVELRNRSGRAVASNP
- a CDS encoding D-sedoheptulose-7-phosphate isomerase gives rise to the protein MHGHLRSLAAALELTDAGRVEEWGVLAAGRLGAGHRLFGCGNGGSAAEAQHLTAELTGRFEGEREPLSAIALHAETSSVTAIANDYGYRRVYERQLRAHARSGDLLVCMSTSGSSANVLAAAEAARELGVLCWSLTGPGPTVLESLSDETVAVPAPDTSTVQEVHLALVHVFCSGVERGLRERAASVPPPREAAAARERGTA
- a CDS encoding glycosyltransferase, whose amino-acid sequence is MRIAMVSEHASPLDAIGGEDAGGQNVHVAELAMALAEGGHEVVVHTRRTDVHRPDTVSVGPGLRVEHVRAGPEQPVPKDELLPYMGEFARRLRASWRADRPDVVHAHFWMSGQASLEAAGRLGLPVVETFHALGVVKARHQGAADTSPRERIPVERAVAARSELVVATSAEERRELLSWGIAPGRVAVVPCGVDTHRFAPAGPAAPRPRGERVRLLSLGRLVPRKGVDTVIRALAGVPGAELLVAGGPAPGRLDRDPEVGRLRGIAAREGVADRVRFLGAVDRSEVPALLRSCDIAVNLPWYEPFGMSTVEAMACGVPVVASRVGGHLDTVVHGETGLLTPERDPRTAADAIAWLASDPQTRAEFGAAAAERARSLYSWAEVARGSEECYRGLLGPRAVPLPGRGRPEPIAAVRRGEGE